A window from Chitinophaga filiformis encodes these proteins:
- a CDS encoding MauE/DoxX family redox-associated membrane protein: MKKDIIVTLLGAVIVLTFLYTASDKLIKFNDYTEIMGRQPLPAWSKPILIWGIPSSEFIVSMLLFIPKTRRLGFVGATILMILFTGYIGLALIHAFKYVPCICGGIFRNMSWENHFLINVALLAIAASGWFFNNRSTEIAKTRRNHRQV; this comes from the coding sequence ATGAAAAAAGATATCATTGTCACCTTACTTGGGGCCGTAATCGTACTAACCTTTCTTTACACAGCGTCCGATAAGCTTATTAAGTTTAATGACTATACTGAAATTATGGGGAGACAGCCTCTCCCAGCATGGTCCAAGCCCATACTCATTTGGGGCATTCCTTCGTCCGAATTTATTGTTTCTATGCTATTGTTCATCCCTAAAACCCGAAGATTGGGATTTGTGGGAGCCACAATATTGATGATTCTATTTACTGGCTACATAGGATTGGCGTTAATACACGCATTCAAGTATGTACCCTGTATTTGCGGAGGAATATTTCGAAATATGAGTTGGGAAAATCACTTTCTCATCAACGTAGCACTGTTGGCGATTGCAGCCTCCGGCTGGTTCTTCAATAATAGATCAACCGAAATTGCCAAAACTAGGAGAAACCATAGGCAAGTGTGA